TCAGACGGAAAACGTGTATCCGATGGTTCAGGGCGGCAAGGGTCTCACCGAGATGATCCTGTCTGCCGAAGACCTGTGATCCGCGCCACCGTCCAGTCAATCATCTGAATCCAGGACCGAAATCATCATGCGTCACGTTATTTCCCTGCTGATCGAAAACGAATCCGGTGCGCTGTCACGCGTGTCCGGCCTTTTCTCCGCGCGCGGCTACAACATCGAATCCCTGACCGTGGCGCCCACGGAAGATGCGTCGATGTCGCGCATGACCATCGTCACCATCGGCTCGGAAGAAATCATCGAGCAGATCACCAAGCAGCTCAACAAGCTGGTCGAAGTGGTCAAGGTGGTGGACATCTCTGAAGCCGCGCATATCGAGCGCGAGCTGATGCTGATCAAGGTCCGTGCTACCGGCAAGGACCGAGAGGAGATGAAGCGCACCGCTGACATCTTCCGCGCTCGCATCATCGATGTCACCGACGCGTCATACGTGATCGAGCTCACGGGCAATCAGTCCAAGCTCGACGCCTTTACCAAGGCCATCGATCCGGCGCTGATCCTCGAAACCGTGCGCTCCGGCGTCTGCGGTATCGGGCGCGGCGACCGTGTTTTGAAGCTCTGACCCCTCCCATCCGTTTTGCGCCCGGCCGACCTGCCCTTATGATGTCGGCCGCAGGCGATTACTGCCCTTGATATCTGAAAGGAAAACCATGAAAGTTTATTACGACAAGGACGCCGACCTCTCCCTCATCAAGGGCAAGAAGGTCACCATCGTCGGCTACGGCTCGCAGGGCCACGCCCACGCCCAGAACCTGAACGACTCCGGCGTCAAGGTCACCGTTGCAGTACGCAAGGGCGGCCCGTCGTGGGACAAGGCCAAGGCCGCAGGCCTCAAGGTCGAAGAAATCGGCAAGGCGGTCAAGGCCGCTGACGTCGTCATGATCCTGTTGCCGGACGAGAACATCCCCTCCGTGTACAAGGAAGAAGTCGAGCCCAACATCAAGAAGGGCGGCGTGCTGGCCTTTGCCCACGGCTTCAACGTGCATTACAACCAGGTCGTGCCGCGTGAAGACCTCGACGTGATCATGGTCGCCCCCAAGGGCCCCGGTCACACCGTGCGTTCCGAGTACCTGCGCGGAGGCGGCGTGCCGTCGCTGATCGCCGTGTATCAGGACAAGTCCGGCAAGGCCAAGGACATCGCGCTGTCGTACGCTGCTGCCAACGGCGGCACCAAGGGCGGCGTGATCGAGACCAACTTCAAGGAAGAGACGGAGACCGACCTCTTCGGCGAACAGGCCGTGCTGTGCGGCGGTGCAGTCGAGCTGGTCAAGATGGGTTTCGAAACCCTGACCGAAGCCGGCTACGCCCCCGAGATGGCCTACTTCGAGTGCCTGCACGAGCTCAAGCTGATCGTCGACCTGATGTACGAGGGCGGCATTGCCAACATGAACTACTCCATCTCCAACAACGCGGAGTATGGCGAGTACGTGACCGGCCCCGAGGTGATCAACGAGCAGTCGCGCGCCGCCATGCGCAACGCCCTGAAGCGCATCCAGACCGGTGAATACGCCAAGATGTTCATCCAGGAAGGCAAGACCAACTACCCGAGCATGACCGCGCGTCGTCGCCTCAATGCAGAGCACGCGATCGAGCAGGTCGGTGGTCAGCTGCGCGACATGATGCCGTGGATCAAGGCCAAGGCCCTGGTCGACAAGTCGAAGAACTAAGACGTCTTCGTCACGGTTCAGAAGGCCGGAAGCGCAATGCGCTTCCGGCCTTTTCTTTTTGTTCGCTGCAGCAACGAATCGATACATCTGCTGAGCCCAGCTTAAGCTTGGCTTCATGCTGGCGGGTTTAAATGCATTCCGTCGCCCCAGCCGGGGCGCTTCTATCGATAAAGGAAGCCAGTATGAAAAAGCTCTTTGCCGCCGCCATCATCGCCGCCACCGCCACGACCGCCTTCGCCGGCCCGACCTGCAACGCGCCGGAAGAGAAGTGGATGAAGGAAGCAGACTTCAAGGCCAAGGTTGAAGCTCAGGGTTACCAGATCAAGACCTTCAAGGTTTCGAAGGGCAAGTGCTACGAAATCTACGGCTACGACAAGGCCGGCAAAAAGGTCGAAATCTACTTCGACCCGGTCACCGCCGACATTCTCGAAACCAAGTCCTGATTGCCGTATTCACTGTAGCTACTAACCATACCGGATCGACCTTGAAATGCGTCGATCCGGACTGCAACGAGGACTGCTGACATGAGCGCTTCAGAAGCCGCCACCTCTATTCGCGTATGGGACCGCTTTGTCCGCGTGTTCCACTGGAGCCTCGTGCTGTGCATCCTCACCAACTACTTCATCATCGATGACGGTGAGCTCATCCACCAGTGGATTGGCTATACCGCGAGTGGACTGGTTGTTGCACGGATAGTCTGGGGCTTCGTCGGCAGTCGCCATGCACGGTTCTCTGATTTCTTCCCGACCCCCGCCCGGCTGAAGCAACATGTCAGCCGCGTCGTCGCGGGCGAGCCTGATTTTCATCCCGGACACAACCCGCTGGGCGCGCTGATGATGCTGGCGCTCATCACGCTGGTACTGGCGCTGGGTGCCACGGGCTTCATGCAGACGCTCGACGCCTTCTGGGGTGAAGAATGGCTGCAGGAACTGCACGAAATACTTGGCTCAACACTGATCGGCTTTGCCGTGCTGCATGCTGCCGCAGCGATTATCATGAGCCGTATTGAAGGCATCAATCTCGTTGGCGCCATGATCACGGGCGTGAAGACCCGCAGCGGAAAACCCTAAACGACTTGAGACTCCCGCCGGATAGCCTGATACATGCGCCTGCTGCTACTGGAAGACGACATCACACTGGGTGAAGGCCTAAAGGACTTTCTGCGCAGCGAAGGGCATGTGGTCGAATGGTTCATGTCAATTTCGGAAACAAGGGGCTTGGCACAGGAGGCCTTTGATCTGCTGCTGGTCGACTGGAACCTGCCCGACGGCTCGGGCACCGACTGGATCGCCAGCTTGCGCAGACACGGCAACACAACGCCTGCTGTGGTCCTGACTGCCCGCGACCGTCTCAGTGACCGTATTCAAGGGCTCGACAGCGGTGCAGATGACTACATGGTCAAACCGTTCGCACCGGAAGAGCTTGCTGCCCGGGTGCGTGCAATGGGGCGCCGCCTGAGCGGCGTATCCAACCACCTGCGCAAGTTCGGCGACGTGGAAATCGACCTGACAGCACGCGCGGTCCGGGTTGACGGAAAGCCCGCACAGATCACTGCCCGGGAATGGGCCCTGATCGAGGCGCTCGTGCTCCGCTGTGGACGAATCGTCTCGAAGAACGACCTCGAAGCGCTGGTCAGTGGTTTTGACGGAGAGGTCATGAGCAATGCCCTTGAAGTGCACGTGAGCCACCTGCGCCGCAAGCTCGGGAAGGATCTGATCGAAACCGTCCGCGGCATGGGTTATCGCATTCCCGCATGAAAACCCCCACATCGATTCGAAGCAGACTCTCGACCAGCGTCGTACTGATCGCGCTGGTCTGGAGCGTAGCGGTCACTGCTGCAGTATGGACTGTCGTCCGTCACGAAATCGACGAACTACAGGACAGCGCCCTGGATGAGTCAGCGCAGATCATATTTGGGTTACTTTCGCGCCA
This genomic interval from Parazoarcus communis contains the following:
- a CDS encoding cytochrome b/b6 domain-containing protein, which translates into the protein MSASEAATSIRVWDRFVRVFHWSLVLCILTNYFIIDDGELIHQWIGYTASGLVVARIVWGFVGSRHARFSDFFPTPARLKQHVSRVVAGEPDFHPGHNPLGALMMLALITLVLALGATGFMQTLDAFWGEEWLQELHEILGSTLIGFAVLHAAAAIIMSRIEGINLVGAMITGVKTRSGKP
- the ilvC gene encoding ketol-acid reductoisomerase, translating into MKVYYDKDADLSLIKGKKVTIVGYGSQGHAHAQNLNDSGVKVTVAVRKGGPSWDKAKAAGLKVEEIGKAVKAADVVMILLPDENIPSVYKEEVEPNIKKGGVLAFAHGFNVHYNQVVPREDLDVIMVAPKGPGHTVRSEYLRGGGVPSLIAVYQDKSGKAKDIALSYAAANGGTKGGVIETNFKEETETDLFGEQAVLCGGAVELVKMGFETLTEAGYAPEMAYFECLHELKLIVDLMYEGGIANMNYSISNNAEYGEYVTGPEVINEQSRAAMRNALKRIQTGEYAKMFIQEGKTNYPSMTARRRLNAEHAIEQVGGQLRDMMPWIKAKALVDKSKN
- a CDS encoding PepSY domain-containing protein, with product MKKLFAAAIIAATATTAFAGPTCNAPEEKWMKEADFKAKVEAQGYQIKTFKVSKGKCYEIYGYDKAGKKVEIYFDPVTADILETKS
- the ilvN gene encoding acetolactate synthase small subunit — translated: MRHVISLLIENESGALSRVSGLFSARGYNIESLTVAPTEDASMSRMTIVTIGSEEIIEQITKQLNKLVEVVKVVDISEAAHIERELMLIKVRATGKDREEMKRTADIFRARIIDVTDASYVIELTGNQSKLDAFTKAIDPALILETVRSGVCGIGRGDRVLKL
- a CDS encoding response regulator transcription factor, which gives rise to MRLLLLEDDITLGEGLKDFLRSEGHVVEWFMSISETRGLAQEAFDLLLVDWNLPDGSGTDWIASLRRHGNTTPAVVLTARDRLSDRIQGLDSGADDYMVKPFAPEELAARVRAMGRRLSGVSNHLRKFGDVEIDLTARAVRVDGKPAQITAREWALIEALVLRCGRIVSKNDLEALVSGFDGEVMSNALEVHVSHLRRKLGKDLIETVRGMGYRIPA